A genomic stretch from Solanum stenotomum isolate F172 chromosome 8, ASM1918654v1, whole genome shotgun sequence includes:
- the LOC125872555 gene encoding L-ascorbate peroxidase 1, cytosolic, with protein MGKCYPTVSEEYLKAVDKCKRKLRGLIAEKNCAPLMLRLAWHSAGTYDVCSKTGGPFGTMRFKAEQAHGANNGLDIALRLLEPIREQFPTISYADFYQLAGVVAVEVTGGPDVPFHPGREDKPEPPVEGRLPDATKGSDHLRDVFKKQMGLSDKDIVALSGGHTLGRCHKERSGFEGPWTANPLIFDNSYFTELLSGEKEGLLQLPSDKALLCDPAFRPLVEKYAADEDAFFADYAEAHLKLSELGFAEA; from the exons ATGGGTAAGTGCTATCCCACTGTGAGCGAGGAGTACCTCAAGGCTGTTGACAAATGTAAAAGGAAACTCAGAGGACTCATTGCTGAGAAGAATTGTGCTCCTCTTATGCTCCGTCTTGC ATGGCACTCTGCTGGTACCTATGATGTGTGTTCCAAGACTGGTGGTCCCTTTGGTACCATGAGGTTCAAAGCTGAGCAAGCACATGGTGCAAACAATGGTCTTGACATTGCTCTCAGACTCTTGGAGCCCATTAGGGAGCAGTTTCCCACCATCTCCTATGCTGATTTCTATCAA TTGGCTGGTGTCGTTGCTGTTGAAGTTACTGGAGGACCTGATGTTCCCTTTCACCCTGGCAGAGAG GACAAGCCAGAACCACCAGTTGAAGGTCGCTTGCCGGATGCCACCAAGG GCTCTGACCACTTGAGAGACGTGTTCAAGAAACAAATGGGTCTTTCTGACAAGGATATTGTTGCACTCTCTGGTGGCCATACCTTG GGAAGGTGTCACAAGGAGCGTTCTGGTTTTGAGGGACCTTGGACCGCCAATCCTCTTATCTTTGACAATTCATACTTCAC GGAGCTTTTGAGTGGGGAAAAAGAAGGGCTCTTACAGTTGCCATCAGACAAGGCTCTCCTCTGTGACCCTGCTTTCCGTCCCCTTGTTGAGAAATATGCTGCG GATGAAGATGCCTTCTTTGCTGACTATGCTGAGGCTCACTTGAAGCTTTCTGAATTGGG ATTTGCTGAAGCTTAA